A window of Accipiter gentilis chromosome 24, bAccGen1.1, whole genome shotgun sequence contains these coding sequences:
- the SMARCA1 gene encoding probable global transcription activator SNF2L1 isoform X5 has translation MDTGTAVRADGEVPSTSAAAASAQEPGAEEKNDPPFQLKLPPKAARPEKEVDPEYEEKMKADRAKRFEFLLKQTELFAHFIQPAAQKSPTSPLKVKLGRPRIKKDEKQSLISAGDYRHRRTEQEEDEELLSESRKTSNVCIRFEESPSYVKGGTLRDYQVRGLNWMISLYENGVNGILADEMGLGKTLQTIALLGYLKHYRNIPGPHMVLVPKSTLHNWMNEFKRWVPSLRAVCLIGDKDARAAFIRDVMMPGEWDVCVTSYEMVIKEKSVFKKFNWRYLVIDEAHRIKNEKSKLSEIVREFKTTNRLLLTGTPLQNNLHELWALLNFLLPDVFNSADDFDSWFDTKNCLGDQKLVERLHAVLKPFLLRRIKAEVEKSLPPKKEVKIYLGLSKMQREWYTRILMKDIDILNSAGKMDKMRLLNILMQLRKCCNHPYLFDGAEPGPPYTTDTHLITNSGKMLVLDKLLAKLREQGSRVLLFSQMTRLLDILEDYCMWRGYEYCRLDGQTPHEEREEAIDTFNAPNSSKFIFMLSTRAGGLGINLATADVVILYDSDWNPQVDLQAMDRAHRIGQKKPVRVFRLITDNTVEERIVERAEIKLRLDSIVIQQGRLIDQQSNKLAKDEMLQMIRHGATHVFASKDSELTEEDITTILERGEKKTAEMNERLQKMGESSLRNFTMDTEMSLYNFEGEDYREKQKLSMMEWIEPPKRERKANYAVDAYFREALRVSEPKVPKAPRPPKQPNIQDFQFFPPRLFELLEKEILYYRKTIGYKVPRNPDLPNAAQVQKEEQKKIDESMPLNTEETEEKEKLLTQGFTNWNKRDFNQFIKANEKYGRDDIDNIAREVEGKSPEEVIEYSAVFWERCNELQDIERIMAQIERGEARIQRRISIKKALDAKIARYKAPFHQLRIQYGTNKGKNYTEEEDRFLICMLHKMGFDKENVYEELRQCVRNAPQFRFDWFIKSRTAMQTSQYN, from the exons AAAGCAGATCGGGCAAAAAGGTTTGAATTCCTCCTGAAGCAGACAGAACTTTTTGCACATTTTATTCAGCCTGCAGCACAAAAATCGCCAACATCTCCATTGAAAGTCAAGCTGGGACGGCCACGgataaagaaagatgaaaaacagaGTTTGATTTCAGCTGGGga TTATCGTCACAGGCGCACAGAacaagaagaagatgaagagctGTTGTCAGAGAGTCGAAAAACCTCTAATGTGTGTATTCGATTTGAGGAGTCTCCTTCAT ATGTGAAAGGAGGAACACTAAGAGATTATCAGGTTAGAGGTTTGAACTGGATGATCTCATTGTATGAAAATGGTGTTAATGGCATTCTGGCAGATGAAATG GGTCTTGGTAAGACTCTGCAAACCATAGCATTATTAGGCTATCTGAAGCATTACCGAAACATTCCTGGGCCACATATGGTCCTGGTTCCAAAATCAACTCTGCACAATTGGATGAATGAATTCAAACGCTGGGTTCCATCATTACGTGCTGTTTGCCTGATTGGAGATAAAGACGCCAGA GCTGCTTTTATCCGTGATGTTATGATGCCTGGTGAATGGGATGTTTGTGTTACATCATATGAAATGGTAATTAAAGAGAAATCAGTCTTCAAAAAATTTAACTGGAGGTACCTGGTAATTGATGAAGCCCACAGAATAAAGAATGAGAAGTCTAAG CTGTCGGAGATTGTACGTGAGTTCAAGACAACAAATCGATTGCTGCTTACAGGAACTCCTTTACAGAATAACCTCCACGAGCTGTGGGCATTACTCAATTTTCTTTTACCTGATGTCTTCAATTCTGCAGAT GATTTTGACTCATGGTTCGACACTAAAAATTGTCTTGGTGATCAGAAACTTGTAGAAAGACTTCATGCT GTTCTGAAGCCATTTTTATTACGTCGCATAAAAGCTGAAGTAGAAAAGAGTTTGCCTCCAAAGAAGGAAGTAAAAATTTATCTTGGGCTCAGCAAAATGCAGAGGGAATG GTATACAAGGATCCTGATGAAAGATATTGATATCCTGAATTCTGCTGGGAAAATGGATAAGATGCGTCTGCTGAATATTCTGATGCAGCTGCGGAAATGCTGTAACCATCCTTACCTGTTTGATGGCGCTGAGCCGGGCCCTCCTTACACCACTGACACGCATCTCATCACTAACAGTGGTAAAATGTTAGTTCTGGATAAACTGCTAGCAAAACTCAGAGAGCAAG GTTCCAGAGTTCTACTTTTTAGTCAGATGACTCGCTTACTGGATATTTTGGAAGACTATTGCATGTGGCGTGGGTATGAGTACTGCCGACTTGATGGACAGACACCACATGAAGAAAGAGAG gaagcaATAGACACATTTAATGCTCCCAACAGCAGTAAATTCATTTTCATGCTAAGTACCAGAGCTGGAGGTCTTGGAATTAATTTGGCAACTGCTGATGTGGTTATTCTCTATGATTCAGATTGGAACCCTCAAGTAGATCTGCAAGCCATG GATCGTGCGCATCGTATTGGTCAAAAGAAACCAGTACGGGTGTTTCGACTAATCACTGATAATACTGTTGAAGAGAGGATTGTAGAAAGAGCTGAAATAAAACTGAGACTGGACTCTATAGTTATACAACAAG GAAGGCTCATAGATCAACAGTCTAACAAACTGGCAAAAGATGAAATGCTGCAGATGATCCGGCATGGAGCCACGCATGTTTTTGCTTCCAAAGATAGTGAGCTGACAGAAGAAGATATAACAACTATTTTAGAAAGAGGTGAAAAGAAG ACAGCTGAAATGAATGAACGATTGCAGAAAATGGGGGAGAGCTCCTTACGAAATTTCACTATGGACACAGAGATGAGCTTATACAACTTTGAAGGTGAAGAttatagagaaaaacaaaag CTGAGCATGATGGAATGGATAGAACCTCCAAAACGAGAACGCAAAGCTAATTATGCAGTTGATGCTTATTTCAGAGAAGCCCTACGTGTTAGCGAACCAAAAGTCCCAAAG GCTCCACGACCTCCAAAACAACCAAATATTCAGGATTTCCAGTTCTTCCCACCACGGTTATTTGaacttctggaaaaagaaattctgtattATCGTAAGACTATAGGTTATaag GTCCCCAGGAATCCTGACCTCCCAAATGCAGCTCAGGTAcaaaaagaggaacaaaagaaGATAGATGAGTCTATGCCTCTGAATACTGAGgaaactgaagagaaagaaaagctgctaacacag GGTTTTACAAACTGGAATAAAAGAGATTTTAACCAATTTATTAAAGCTAATGAGAAATATGGTCGTGACGATATAGACAATATTGCCCGTGAAGTGGAAGGAAAGTCACCTGAGGAGGTCATTGAGTATTCAG cTGTTTTCTGGGAACGTTGTAATGAACTACAGGACATTGAGAGGATTATGGCTCAAATTGAACGAGGAGAGGCACGAATTCAACGGAGGATCAGTATCAAGAAAGCCCTCGATGCCAAA attgcAAGGTATAAAGCACCTTTTCATCAGTTGCGTATTCAATATGGaacaaacaaagggaaaaattacaCAGAAGAGGAAGACAGATTTTTGATATGCATGTTACACAAGATGGGCTTTGACAAAGAAAATGTGTACGAGGAACTAAGGCAGTGTGTGCGCAATGCTCCTCAGTTCAGATTTGACTGGTTTATCAAATCCAGAACTGCAATG CAAACATCACAATACAACTGA